A single region of the Austwickia chelonae genome encodes:
- the ettA gene encoding energy-dependent translational throttle protein EttA: MAEFIYTMTKARKAVGEKLILDDVTMAFYPGAKIGMVGPNGAGKSTILKIMAGLDQPSNGEARLSPEYSVGILLQEPPLNEEKDVLGNVKEGMGEILEKVERYNQISVEMGEPDADFDALMAEMGKLQEEIDHADAWDLDSQLEQAMDALQCPPPDADVSVLSGGERRRVALCKLLLSKPDLLLLDEPTNHLDAESVQWLEQHLAAYHGAVIAVTHDRYFLDNVAQWIAEVDRGRLYAYEGNYSIYLEKKQERLQVQGKKDAKLAKRLKSELEWVRSNAKGRQAKSKARLARYEEMAAEAERTRKLDFEEIQIPPGPRLGSTVIEVAKLTKGFGDRVLIKDLSFSLPRNGIVGVIGPNGVGKTTLFKTIVGLEDADSGTVRVGETVDISYVDQTRSGLDPAKTLWEVVSDGLDYIQVGKVEIPSRAYVSQFGFKGPDQQKPAGVLSGGERNRLNLALTLKQGGNLLLLDEPTNDLDVETLGSLENALLEFPGCAVVISHDRWFLDRVATHILAYEGTEEEPWKWYWFEGNFESYEKNKVERLGVEAARPHRVTYRKLTRD, translated from the coding sequence ATGGCGGAGTTCATCTACACCATGACCAAGGCGCGTAAGGCGGTCGGCGAGAAGCTGATCCTCGACGACGTCACGATGGCTTTCTATCCCGGCGCGAAGATTGGCATGGTCGGCCCCAATGGGGCGGGTAAGTCGACGATCCTGAAGATCATGGCCGGGCTCGACCAGCCCAGCAACGGGGAAGCGCGGCTGAGCCCGGAGTACTCCGTGGGCATCCTGCTGCAGGAGCCCCCGTTGAACGAGGAGAAGGACGTCCTCGGCAACGTCAAGGAGGGCATGGGCGAGATCCTGGAGAAGGTCGAGCGGTACAACCAGATCTCCGTGGAGATGGGGGAACCCGACGCCGACTTCGACGCCCTGATGGCCGAGATGGGCAAGCTCCAGGAGGAGATCGACCACGCCGACGCATGGGACCTGGACTCCCAGCTGGAGCAGGCGATGGACGCCTTGCAGTGCCCACCGCCGGATGCGGACGTGAGTGTCCTGTCCGGTGGTGAGCGCCGCCGGGTCGCCTTGTGCAAACTGCTGTTGTCCAAGCCTGACCTGCTGCTGCTCGACGAGCCGACCAACCACCTCGACGCCGAGAGCGTGCAGTGGTTGGAGCAGCACCTGGCCGCCTATCACGGTGCGGTCATCGCGGTCACCCACGACCGGTACTTCCTCGACAACGTGGCCCAGTGGATCGCCGAGGTCGACCGCGGGCGGCTCTACGCCTACGAGGGCAACTACTCGATCTACCTGGAGAAGAAACAGGAGCGGCTGCAGGTCCAGGGCAAGAAGGACGCCAAGCTCGCCAAACGGCTCAAGAGCGAGCTGGAGTGGGTGCGTTCCAATGCCAAGGGGCGTCAGGCCAAGAGCAAGGCGCGTCTGGCCCGGTACGAGGAAATGGCTGCCGAGGCCGAGCGGACCCGCAAACTCGACTTCGAGGAGATCCAGATCCCGCCGGGGCCCCGTCTGGGCTCCACGGTGATCGAGGTCGCCAAGCTCACCAAGGGCTTCGGTGACCGGGTCCTCATCAAGGACCTGAGCTTCTCCCTGCCGCGCAATGGCATCGTCGGGGTCATCGGCCCGAACGGTGTCGGCAAGACCACGCTCTTCAAGACGATCGTGGGCCTGGAGGACGCCGACTCGGGCACCGTCCGGGTCGGGGAGACCGTCGACATCAGCTACGTCGACCAGACCCGTTCTGGGCTCGACCCGGCCAAGACGCTGTGGGAGGTCGTTTCCGACGGCCTGGACTACATCCAGGTCGGCAAGGTCGAGATCCCCAGCCGGGCCTATGTCAGCCAGTTCGGGTTCAAGGGGCCGGACCAGCAGAAGCCCGCCGGGGTGCTCTCCGGCGGTGAGCGCAACCGGCTCAACCTGGCGTTGACCCTGAAGCAGGGCGGCAACCTGCTGCTCCTCGACGAGCCCACCAACGACCTCGACGTGGAGACTCTCGGTTCCTTGGAGAACGCCTTGCTGGAGTTCCCCGGGTGCGCCGTGGTCATCAGCCACGACCGGTGGTTCCTCGACCGGGTGGCCACCCACATCCTCGCCTACGAGGGCACCGAGGAAGAGCCCTGGAAGTGGTACTGGTTCGAGGGCAACTTCGAGTCCTACGAGAAGAACAAGGTCGAGCGGCTCGGTGTCGAAGCGGCCCGGCCGCACCGGGTTACCTACCGTAAGCTGACTCGCGACTGA
- a CDS encoding acyl-CoA thioesterase gives MTIHEQYLTPRDPGYDPLADLLRVLDLVPASQIAPEHAGAAADPASLPSDSTDVFLGASQPMPHGRVFGGQVVAQSLIAAGRTVQSIDGPLRKIHSLHGYFLRPGDANEPIRFEVERLRDGRSFSARRVHAVQYGRPILSMIFSFQTPAEGLDHQAEMPPVPVPEDLATLSERLAHVPEGLAKDWAVRRSIDMRHCEGPIYIAPCPHQVAEQHVWIRTTGKLPDDSLTHAAVLAYASDYTILEPALRKHGLAWADDRLRGASLDHSMWFHRDFRVDEWLLYAEESPSASGGRGLGIGNLFTTEGTLVASVAQEGMLRLKRS, from the coding sequence GTGACAATCCATGAGCAGTACTTGACGCCGCGTGACCCCGGATATGACCCCTTGGCAGATCTGCTCCGCGTCCTCGACCTGGTCCCGGCATCCCAAATCGCACCAGAACACGCCGGAGCTGCCGCCGATCCGGCGTCCTTGCCCAGCGACTCCACCGATGTTTTCCTCGGAGCGAGCCAGCCGATGCCACATGGAAGGGTCTTCGGCGGACAGGTCGTCGCCCAGTCGTTGATCGCAGCCGGCCGCACCGTACAGAGCATTGACGGACCGCTGCGCAAGATCCACTCACTGCATGGTTATTTTCTCCGCCCCGGAGATGCCAACGAACCAATCCGCTTCGAGGTCGAAAGGCTCCGCGATGGCCGCTCCTTCTCCGCCAGACGCGTACATGCCGTGCAATACGGTCGGCCCATCCTGTCGATGATCTTCTCCTTCCAGACCCCCGCCGAGGGGCTGGACCACCAGGCAGAGATGCCACCGGTTCCCGTGCCAGAAGACCTCGCCACCCTCAGCGAACGGTTGGCGCATGTCCCCGAAGGTCTCGCCAAGGACTGGGCTGTTCGACGTTCGATCGACATGAGGCACTGCGAAGGACCGATCTACATCGCGCCCTGCCCCCACCAGGTCGCCGAACAACATGTCTGGATCAGAACCACCGGCAAGCTGCCGGACGACTCCTTGACCCACGCCGCTGTCCTGGCCTATGCCTCCGATTACACGATCTTGGAGCCGGCGCTGCGCAAACACGGTCTCGCCTGGGCCGACGACCGACTACGTGGCGCCAGCCTCGACCACTCGATGTGGTTCCACCGCGACTTCCGCGTCGATGAATGGCTTCTCTACGCCGAGGAGTCGCCGTCCGCCTCCGGTGGCCGCGGCCTGGGCATCGGGAATCTCTTCACAACTGAAGGGACCCTGGTCGCCTCCGTCGCGCAAGAAGGCATGCTCCGCCTGAAAAGAAGCTGA
- a CDS encoding ABC transporter translates to MRILRKELGSVALPLDIDGASQARKDRSELVDQLDDYILPRLADLEAPMLAVVGGSTGAGKSTLVNSLSQKTVTRTGILRPTTRACVLAHHADDENWFEGPRVLPGLDRVEGSEDHHDPGTLRLAHAPGLPRGVALLDAPDIDSVVEANRDLSRQMLAAADLWIFVTTATRYADAVPWELLRQAADHGPSVAIVLNRVPPESAVSVGDHLSGLLAREGLRSAPVFTLTESCLDEEGMLPEKQLVPLREWISRIGGSSKARGVVIRKSLNSALDALDGQAAEIAEASSAQIQTVQQLEAVAHSSYGEACRAVDASLADGSLLGGAVLAHWQDYTHSGELNRSFEAAVGRFRTRVSSALGNRPAPTAELNGALRVGVRELILSQAEKAAQAISRRWSLIPGGAQVVQSFPELEIIPADLSARAEAAVAEWQEEILLFARSEGKDRRTTARLLSFGVDAVGTVLMVAAFSPVGDTAELPHKDSAMADRSAALARKLIATLYGEQAVEHLVMQARESLAERVDALYALEEERVLSALADLQLDTGQPERVLRAVAAVKANR, encoded by the coding sequence ATGCGAATCCTGCGCAAAGAGCTGGGTTCCGTAGCTCTACCCCTGGACATCGATGGCGCATCCCAAGCCCGTAAGGACCGTTCAGAGCTGGTCGATCAGCTCGACGACTACATCCTCCCGCGACTGGCCGATCTAGAAGCGCCCATGCTGGCCGTCGTCGGCGGATCCACCGGCGCAGGAAAGTCCACCCTGGTCAACAGTCTCTCCCAGAAGACCGTCACCCGTACGGGAATACTGCGACCCACCACACGGGCCTGTGTCCTGGCTCATCATGCCGACGACGAAAACTGGTTCGAAGGCCCCCGCGTCCTGCCCGGCCTCGACCGGGTCGAAGGATCCGAGGACCACCACGACCCCGGCACGCTCCGACTGGCCCACGCGCCTGGCCTACCACGGGGCGTCGCGCTCCTGGACGCACCGGACATCGACTCAGTGGTCGAAGCCAATCGCGACCTCTCCCGTCAGATGCTGGCCGCAGCAGATCTGTGGATCTTCGTCACCACCGCCACCCGATACGCCGATGCTGTTCCGTGGGAGTTACTCCGGCAAGCAGCCGATCACGGACCGTCCGTCGCGATCGTGCTGAACCGCGTGCCGCCCGAGTCTGCGGTATCCGTCGGTGACCACCTCAGCGGACTGCTCGCACGAGAAGGCCTCAGATCCGCTCCGGTGTTCACCTTGACCGAATCCTGCCTCGACGAAGAAGGCATGCTCCCGGAGAAACAACTGGTGCCACTTCGGGAATGGATCAGCCGGATCGGCGGAAGCAGCAAAGCCCGCGGCGTGGTCATCCGCAAGAGCCTCAACTCGGCTCTGGACGCCCTGGACGGGCAGGCCGCAGAGATCGCCGAAGCCAGCTCCGCTCAGATCCAGACGGTGCAACAGCTCGAAGCCGTCGCCCACTCCAGTTACGGAGAAGCCTGCAGGGCCGTCGACGCCAGTCTTGCCGATGGCTCCCTGCTGGGCGGCGCCGTCCTCGCGCATTGGCAGGACTACACCCACAGCGGTGAACTGAACCGGTCCTTCGAGGCCGCCGTAGGACGCTTCCGCACTCGGGTCAGTTCTGCACTGGGGAATCGCCCAGCACCCACCGCAGAACTGAACGGCGCGCTCAGGGTCGGTGTCCGCGAGTTGATCCTCTCCCAGGCCGAAAAGGCCGCCCAAGCGATCTCCCGCCGATGGTCACTCATACCCGGCGGAGCTCAGGTCGTCCAGAGTTTCCCTGAACTGGAGATCATTCCTGCGGACCTCTCGGCGCGCGCCGAAGCCGCGGTAGCTGAATGGCAGGAGGAGATCCTGCTCTTCGCTCGTTCGGAAGGCAAGGACCGGCGCACCACAGCGAGGCTGCTCTCCTTCGGGGTCGACGCCGTGGGCACTGTCTTGATGGTGGCTGCGTTCAGCCCTGTGGGCGACACGGCAGAACTTCCCCACAAGGACAGCGCGATGGCTGACCGATCTGCTGCGCTCGCCCGGAAATTGATTGCAACGCTCTACGGAGAACAAGCGGTCGAACATCTGGTCATGCAGGCTCGAGAGAGCCTGGCGGAGCGCGTGGACGCGCTCTACGCCCTCGAGGAGGAACGGGTTCTGAGCGCGCTCGCTGATTTGCAGCTGGATACAGGACAGCCGGAACGGGTGCTGCGGGCCGTCGCAGCGGTGAAGGCGAACCGATGA
- a CDS encoding PrsW family intramembrane metalloprotease, which produces MSARPVLRRWLWFGALCSLFLVGSLVFMAGLDMQVGRAGSLIGLVAALVPLAIVVPAVLWLDRFEAEPTRYLVTAFLWGACVATAGALVLNTSSMVFLTHVAEIDGVHEVAAVMVAPVVEEVLKGLGVLLIMVLRRNEFDGIVDGIVYAAICAAGFAFAENILYFGRGFDSSGTTGLFVVLLSRGIFGPFAHPMFTVCTGIGLGIAAGYTAGKGGRLRAPLLGLVAAIVLHAAWNLTALLGAAVSLTVYVLLQVPIFLVISGFAAWARRREGRIIAEELSGFVPVGLFQPPEVTMLSSLPARRRAREWARSRGGSAAATDMQHFQDDATELAFLRHRVRHGTAPADFLDQEGALLQEISRLRERLYL; this is translated from the coding sequence ATGAGCGCTCGCCCCGTACTTCGTCGTTGGCTCTGGTTCGGGGCGCTCTGCTCTCTCTTCCTCGTCGGCTCGCTGGTCTTTATGGCCGGCCTGGACATGCAGGTCGGGCGGGCAGGCTCACTGATCGGTCTGGTCGCTGCGCTGGTGCCCTTGGCCATCGTGGTCCCGGCCGTGCTCTGGCTCGACCGTTTCGAAGCCGAACCGACCCGCTATCTGGTGACCGCTTTCCTCTGGGGTGCTTGCGTGGCCACTGCCGGCGCTCTGGTGCTCAACACCTCGTCCATGGTCTTCCTCACCCACGTCGCCGAGATCGACGGTGTCCACGAGGTCGCCGCAGTGATGGTGGCTCCCGTCGTCGAGGAGGTGCTCAAAGGCCTCGGTGTCCTGCTCATCATGGTGCTGCGTCGGAACGAGTTCGACGGGATCGTGGACGGTATCGTCTACGCGGCCATCTGCGCCGCCGGTTTCGCCTTTGCGGAGAACATCCTCTACTTCGGTCGAGGGTTCGACAGCTCAGGGACGACCGGGCTGTTCGTCGTCCTGCTGAGCCGGGGGATCTTCGGTCCTTTCGCACACCCGATGTTCACGGTCTGTACCGGCATCGGCCTGGGGATCGCCGCCGGATATACCGCGGGTAAGGGCGGGCGGCTACGGGCACCCTTGCTGGGCCTGGTCGCTGCGATCGTTCTCCACGCAGCCTGGAACCTGACTGCGCTCTTGGGCGCTGCGGTCAGCCTGACGGTGTACGTGCTTCTTCAAGTACCCATCTTCCTGGTGATCTCAGGGTTCGCGGCCTGGGCACGACGTCGGGAAGGGCGGATCATCGCCGAGGAGCTTTCCGGCTTCGTGCCGGTAGGGCTCTTCCAACCGCCAGAGGTCACGATGCTCAGCAGTCTGCCGGCCCGGCGACGCGCCCGAGAATGGGCTAGAAGTCGAGGAGGATCTGCCGCTGCAACGGACATGCAACATTTCCAGGACGATGCGACCGAGCTCGCCTTCCTGAGACATCGCGTCCGTCACGGTACTGCTCCAGCTGACTTTCTTGACCAGGAAGGAGCACTCCTGCAAGAGATCTCACGACTCCGAGAGCGGCTCTATCTCTGA
- a CDS encoding GTPase yields MRRRQRHPAPSSSDPAIGLKSAVEGLTGAIDAGGRYLPPQEVASAEAVLKKASERLALSGKHTVVAFTGATGTGKSSLFNAMVGREVSRVGALRPTTSRVSAAIWGDESPKALLDWIGADVRHRVSAEDNARSGWASHLDGEVPSGLVLLDLPDIDSLRPEHRAEADRVLDLVDVFVWITDPQKYADAVLHDEYLRKASQHQTVTLVVLNQADRMATDQAEACREDLRKLLADDGLNAAEVLLLSARTGEGVGELRDALSGATKAATAARSRLLADVKREADALIPHIGTAEASVEVSQDDEVVESLSRATGIPTVLDSVAADYRSQAYRMVSWPLWRWVRKVRPDAIRMVPAGERDGASADVADLLGRTSLPEPTPAARAEVERIMRSVGNQASRGLPPRWARAVQDASSLDNRELLESLDSAVLTTPLRDRAPMWWYVVSVVQWILMVTMVGATLWLLALTGWSFLSDVSDVVPQVAGIPLPTVLIVLSFTGGVLLALGSRPFVNMGAARRRSDMEIRLSDEIGVVAVNHLLSPVQEILEQHRRTREHLGRVRSA; encoded by the coding sequence ATGAGGCGGCGGCAACGTCATCCGGCACCGTCGTCCTCGGACCCGGCGATCGGGTTGAAGTCGGCTGTCGAGGGCCTGACCGGTGCCATCGACGCCGGAGGGCGATATCTTCCTCCGCAGGAGGTCGCCAGCGCAGAAGCGGTCCTCAAGAAGGCCTCGGAGCGCCTGGCGCTGTCGGGTAAGCACACTGTGGTGGCCTTCACCGGAGCGACCGGTACGGGCAAATCCTCTCTGTTCAATGCCATGGTGGGCCGAGAGGTCTCCCGGGTGGGTGCCCTGCGTCCGACGACGAGCAGGGTCAGCGCTGCGATCTGGGGCGATGAAAGCCCCAAGGCCCTGCTCGACTGGATCGGCGCCGATGTGCGTCATCGAGTCAGCGCGGAGGACAACGCTCGCAGCGGGTGGGCTTCGCACTTGGACGGCGAGGTGCCTTCCGGCCTGGTACTTCTGGATCTGCCGGATATCGACTCCCTCCGTCCGGAGCATCGGGCCGAGGCCGATCGGGTACTCGATCTGGTCGATGTCTTCGTGTGGATCACCGACCCGCAGAAGTACGCCGACGCGGTGCTCCACGACGAATACCTGCGCAAGGCCTCTCAACACCAGACGGTGACCCTGGTCGTGCTGAACCAGGCCGACCGGATGGCCACCGACCAGGCCGAAGCCTGTCGGGAGGACCTCCGCAAACTCCTCGCCGACGACGGGCTGAACGCGGCCGAGGTCCTGCTCCTCTCAGCACGTACCGGAGAAGGCGTCGGTGAATTACGGGACGCCTTGTCCGGGGCGACCAAAGCGGCCACTGCGGCACGCTCCCGTTTGCTGGCCGATGTCAAACGTGAGGCGGATGCTCTCATTCCCCACATCGGTACGGCCGAAGCCTCCGTGGAGGTGTCGCAGGACGACGAGGTCGTCGAATCGCTGTCCCGTGCGACCGGGATCCCGACGGTCCTGGACTCCGTGGCCGCCGACTATCGTAGCCAGGCTTATCGGATGGTGTCCTGGCCGTTGTGGCGCTGGGTGCGCAAGGTACGACCGGACGCGATCCGTATGGTGCCTGCAGGCGAGCGGGACGGTGCCAGCGCAGACGTGGCCGACTTGCTGGGGCGCACGAGCCTGCCGGAACCGACTCCTGCCGCCCGCGCCGAGGTGGAACGCATCATGCGTTCGGTAGGGAACCAGGCCAGCAGGGGGTTACCGCCACGCTGGGCTCGCGCAGTGCAGGACGCCTCGTCCTTGGACAACCGGGAGCTCCTGGAATCTCTGGACTCGGCGGTGCTCACCACTCCGTTGCGTGACCGTGCTCCGATGTGGTGGTACGTCGTCTCCGTTGTCCAATGGATCCTGATGGTGACCATGGTGGGCGCCACCTTGTGGTTGTTGGCGTTGACCGGTTGGTCCTTCCTGTCGGATGTCTCCGATGTCGTTCCGCAGGTAGCGGGGATACCCCTGCCGACGGTGTTGATCGTCTTGTCGTTCACCGGTGGTGTGCTGTTGGCCTTGGGTTCGCGTCCTTTCGTGAACATGGGCGCTGCCCGCCGCCGATCCGACATGGAGATACGTCTGTCGGACGAGATCGGGGTCGTGGCGGTGAACCACCTGTTGTCGCCGGTCCAGGAGATCCTCGAGCAGCATCGGCGTACTCGGGAGCATCTGGGGCGGGTGCGTTCCGCTTAG
- a CDS encoding carbohydrate ABC transporter permease, which produces MFLNTFRSSTDVKRTPPSLFPRQWQWDTYLQVLGDGRFLSWLGTSLIVALLSTALVVAVSVPAAYYTARFRFVGRGTFLMVVLMTQMFSPTALVVGIYRQFFELNLINTYAALIFTNAAFNLAFAIWILHGFFSAVPDEVAEAARLDGCGELAILGRIMLPITLPGMVAATIFTFIAAWNEYVVALTLMVDDTRKPLTVGMRSYVTGYVQHWDQFFAAAVIAVVPVIVLFAVIERHLVSGMTAGAVK; this is translated from the coding sequence ATGTTTCTGAACACTTTCCGCAGCAGTACCGACGTCAAGCGAACTCCGCCGAGTTTGTTTCCACGGCAATGGCAGTGGGATACCTACCTGCAGGTGCTCGGTGACGGTCGCTTTCTCAGCTGGTTGGGGACGAGCCTGATCGTCGCCTTGCTTTCGACAGCGCTGGTGGTGGCGGTGTCTGTGCCTGCGGCGTATTACACGGCACGGTTTCGTTTCGTAGGCCGAGGAACTTTCCTCATGGTGGTGTTGATGACCCAGATGTTCTCCCCGACTGCCCTCGTGGTCGGGATCTACCGTCAGTTCTTCGAACTAAACCTGATCAATACGTATGCAGCGTTGATTTTCACGAATGCTGCCTTCAATTTAGCTTTCGCGATATGGATCCTGCACGGATTCTTCAGTGCGGTCCCTGACGAGGTGGCCGAGGCTGCTCGACTCGACGGGTGCGGAGAATTAGCGATCCTGGGGCGGATCATGCTCCCGATCACCTTGCCCGGGATGGTGGCCGCCACGATCTTCACCTTCATCGCAGCGTGGAACGAGTACGTCGTGGCGCTGACCTTGATGGTCGATGACACCAGGAAACCCCTGACCGTCGGAATGCGCTCCTATGTGACGGGTTATGTGCAGCACTGGGATCAGTTCTTCGCAGCGGCCGTGATCGCCGTCGTGCCGGTGATCGTGCTTTTCGCCGTGATCGAAAGACACCTGGTGTCGGGGATGACGGCAGGTGCGGTGAAGTGA
- the orn gene encoding oligoribonuclease: MTGLSLTDDALIEVAALVTDFDLNQLGDGVDVVIRPEKAALAQMNDFVRNMHTSSGLLDELEEGVSLQEAQERVLEYVRRWAPEAGKSPLGGNTVATDRGFLARDMPELEQWLHYRIIDVSSIKELSRRWYPRAYFNTPAKHGGHRALADIRESIAELRYYREAVFVPQPGPDSERCRQLGSRFEIAPAETSKNPS, from the coding sequence ATGACCGGTTTGTCCTTGACCGACGACGCACTGATCGAAGTAGCGGCCCTGGTCACCGATTTCGACCTCAATCAGTTGGGCGACGGGGTCGATGTGGTGATCCGTCCAGAGAAAGCCGCACTGGCCCAGATGAACGATTTCGTCCGCAATATGCACACCTCCAGCGGCCTTCTGGATGAGCTCGAAGAAGGCGTCAGTCTGCAGGAAGCCCAGGAGCGGGTGTTGGAGTACGTCCGCCGGTGGGCACCCGAAGCGGGTAAGTCTCCGCTCGGTGGCAACACCGTCGCCACCGACCGCGGCTTCCTCGCCCGGGACATGCCAGAGCTGGAGCAGTGGCTCCACTACCGGATCATCGACGTCTCCTCGATCAAGGAGCTGTCGCGCAGGTGGTATCCGCGGGCCTACTTCAATACTCCGGCGAAGCACGGCGGGCATCGGGCGCTGGCCGACATCCGGGAGAGCATCGCGGAGTTGCGGTACTACCGCGAGGCGGTCTTCGTCCCACAACCGGGTCCGGACAGTGAACGGTGCCGCCAGCTGGGCTCCCGCTTCGAGATCGCCCCTGCTGAAACTTCCAAAAACCCTTCTTAA
- a CDS encoding single-stranded DNA-binding protein — MNETLITMSGNAVEDPVRRVTRNGDAYVTLRLASTVRRRDQDSGRYVDAETNFVTVVAFRQLALNTAESVRKGQPLIVTGRLRVNQWRTEEKSGVRVEIDATGIGHDLSRGVSQFTRVRPDGEDGPVTRLVTGENDAEAAPWQTGGEPAEDAEHNGAAFFTEPAEGHGDPAVGKA, encoded by the coding sequence GTGAACGAGACGCTGATCACCATGTCGGGCAACGCTGTTGAGGATCCGGTGCGCCGGGTCACCCGCAATGGAGATGCCTATGTCACCCTGCGGTTGGCGTCGACGGTGCGTCGTCGTGACCAGGACAGTGGACGCTATGTCGATGCCGAGACGAATTTCGTCACCGTGGTGGCTTTCCGCCAGCTCGCGTTGAATACGGCTGAGTCTGTACGTAAGGGGCAGCCACTGATCGTCACTGGCCGTTTGCGGGTCAACCAGTGGCGTACTGAGGAGAAGAGCGGGGTGCGTGTCGAGATCGACGCGACAGGCATCGGCCATGACCTGTCTCGCGGGGTCTCCCAGTTCACCCGGGTGCGGCCGGACGGAGAGGACGGCCCGGTCACCCGGTTGGTCACCGGGGAGAACGACGCGGAGGCTGCGCCCTGGCAGACGGGTGGCGAGCCCGCGGAGGACGCCGAGCACAACGGGGCGGCTTTCTTCACCGAGCCTGCGGAGGGCCATGGCGATCCTGCGGTGGGTAAGGCCTGA
- a CDS encoding MFS transporter: MSTPDRPEEMASPPERTQDASRIRVLGPGYRAVTLSVLGLTTVIAFETMAIATAMPKVTEDLAVGGAYGLAFSLMFTGQLLGNVIAGASTRASSPMLTLWTGISLFALGSVLAGSAPEFTVLLAGRLIAGLGAGLTIVANYVVIGAIYPMTARPVIFGWLSAAWVVPSVVSPLLAALLAENWGWRSVFLMVAPLTAIGSLGIRHAHRLLDSAPEPEYLDGIAADTVAPRLSTFRTMVFGVTMTIGSGLFQAGTSLPHLSRSVAIMCAVLGLVLLGLAVPPLLPPGTLRSRHGQPSVVLARFLFMASFDGTIAFIPLMFITLRDIELAAAGALLALASLGWAAGSFLQSRPRMSHHGKLLITTGAAMLSFATFGILALDLVDGPMWAFAVSITTVGLAMGIGVTATSVLALELAPRGGHAAASSSLQIADVLGSVLGIATSSGVYAVTTSMDMAIADVFPLVWAVNALVALPALLCAQRLSPRPLPESLRTS, encoded by the coding sequence GTGAGCACACCGGACCGTCCGGAGGAGATGGCTTCTCCCCCCGAACGGACCCAGGATGCCTCTCGTATCCGAGTCCTGGGGCCGGGCTATCGTGCCGTCACCTTGTCAGTCCTCGGGCTGACCACGGTCATCGCTTTCGAGACGATGGCGATTGCGACAGCCATGCCCAAGGTCACCGAGGATCTCGCCGTCGGCGGCGCTTACGGCCTGGCCTTCTCGTTGATGTTCACCGGCCAGCTGCTCGGCAATGTCATCGCGGGAGCCAGCACTCGGGCCTCCAGCCCGATGCTGACCCTCTGGACGGGCATCAGTTTGTTCGCCTTGGGCTCGGTCCTGGCAGGCAGCGCACCTGAATTCACCGTCCTTCTGGCCGGTCGGCTCATAGCCGGGCTGGGTGCCGGACTGACCATCGTGGCCAATTACGTCGTCATCGGAGCGATCTATCCGATGACCGCCAGGCCAGTGATCTTCGGCTGGCTCTCAGCAGCATGGGTCGTTCCTTCTGTGGTGAGCCCGTTGCTGGCCGCCCTGCTGGCCGAGAACTGGGGGTGGCGTTCGGTCTTCCTGATGGTCGCGCCCCTGACGGCGATCGGCTCCCTCGGAATCAGGCACGCACATCGGCTCCTCGACTCGGCTCCCGAGCCCGAGTATCTCGATGGAATCGCTGCGGATACCGTAGCCCCACGGCTCAGCACGTTCCGGACCATGGTCTTCGGGGTGACGATGACCATCGGCTCCGGTCTCTTCCAAGCCGGCACCTCCCTACCCCATCTCTCCCGGAGCGTCGCCATCATGTGCGCGGTGCTCGGTCTCGTCCTTCTCGGGCTGGCGGTTCCTCCTCTCCTGCCTCCAGGAACTCTCCGCAGCAGGCACGGGCAGCCCAGTGTCGTCCTGGCGCGTTTCCTCTTCATGGCCTCCTTCGACGGAACCATTGCTTTCATCCCGTTGATGTTCATCACCCTGCGAGATATCGAGCTGGCTGCAGCAGGGGCACTGCTGGCCTTGGCATCCTTGGGATGGGCCGCAGGTTCTTTCTTGCAAAGCCGTCCACGCATGTCGCACCACGGGAAGTTACTCATCACCACAGGAGCAGCGATGTTGTCCTTCGCCACCTTCGGGATCCTGGCCCTGGATCTGGTGGACGGACCGATGTGGGCCTTCGCCGTGAGTATCACCACGGTCGGACTGGCGATGGGGATCGGCGTCACCGCTACCTCCGTGCTCGCCCTAGAACTGGCTCCTCGCGGGGGTCACGCCGCAGCCAGTTCCTCCCTGCAGATCGCCGATGTCCTCGGCAGTGTCCTCGGGATCGCGACCAGCAGCGGCGTCTACGCGGTCACCACGTCGATGGACATGGCGATCGCGGATGTCTTCCCCTTGGTCTGGGCGGTCAACGCTCTCGTCGCCTTGCCTGCCCTGCTGTGTGCGCAACGGCTGTCGCCACGCCCGCTTCCTGAAAGTCTCCGGACGTCATGA